The window GGTGGCAAGACGCATTTGTTGCGGCCACGTTTGATCGGCTACACCGCGGTCCTGCTAGTAATGATCGGTGCGCTGGCCCTGGCGCTGGTGGAGCGGCCGATGGTCTCGCTGGACGTGAGCAAGGACCGTGGCCTGTTCCGCGAGAACAGTCAGGGGCAGATCGAGAACATCTACAGCCTGAAAGTCATCAACAAGACCCAGCAACGCCAGGATTACCGCCTGACCCTGGTCGATGGCGACGGCTTCCTGCTGCAAGGCAAGACCGAACTGAGCCTGGCACCAGGCGAGATTATCGATGTGCCGGTGTCGGTGGCGATGACCACGGAACGGCCGAGCAGCAGTTCGCAGACGATCAGCTTCAAGATCGCCGACAGTGATGAGCCTGAGATTTATAGCGTGGCGAAGAGCCGGTTTGTTGCGCCGATGAACAGATGATCCCCTAGACTATGGAGCTCTGTGGCGAGGGAGCTTGCTCCCGCTCGGCTGCGCAGCAGTCGTAAAATTTCAGGGGCGCTGCGCACCCCAGCGGGAGCAAGCTCCCTCGCCACAACAGCGTATCTCCTGAATAACTTCATTCCAGGCACTCGATGAAACGCTACGAAAAATTCGCCGATGACATCGCTGAACTGATTCGCTCCGGCGTTCTCGGCCCCGGCCAGCGTGTGCCGTCGGTGCGCTACGCCAGCCAGACTTACGGGGTCAGCCCATCCACGGTGTTCCAGGCCTACTACCTGCTCGAACGTCGCGGCCTGATCCGCGCTCGGCCGCGTTCCGGCTACTTTGTCAACGCACACGCGCCGAGCCCGTTCTCGGAGCCGGTGATCAGCAGTCAGGTCAATGAATCCACAGAAGTCGACGTCAGTGAACTGGTGTTCTCGGTCCTCGATTCGATCAAGGACCCGAACACCGTGCCCTTCGGCTCGGCCTTCCCCAGCCCGACCCTGTTCCCGCTGCAACGCCTGTCCCGCTCCCTGGCCAGCGCCGCCCGCGAGATGGACCCGCGCATGGTCGTCACCGACATGTCGCCGGGCAACCCGCAACTGCGGCGACAAATCGCCCTGCGCTACATGGTCGGCGGCCTGATGCTGCCCATGGAAGAACTGCTGATCACCAACGGCGCGCTGGAAGCGCTGAACCTGTGCCTGCAAGCGGTCACCGAGCCCGGCGACCTGGTGGCCATCGAAGCCCCGGCGTTCTACGCGTGCCTGCAAATCCTCGAGCGGCTGAAGCTCAAAGCCGTGGAAATCCCCGTGCATCCGCGCGATGGCGTCGACCTTGGCGTACTCGCGCAAACCCTGGCACGGCACCCGATCAAGGCTGTCTGGTGCATGACCAGCTTCCAGAACCCGATGGGCGCGACGATGCCCGAGGCGAAGAAGCAGGAACTGGTTGAGCTATTGCGCAGCCATCAGGTGCCGCTGATCGAAGACGACGTCTACGCCGAACTCTATTACGGCCAACAGGCGCCGAAACCGGCCAAGGCTTTTGATACCGAAGGGCTGGTGATGCACTGCGGTTCGTTCGCCAAAAGCCTGGCCCCCGGCTACCGCATCGGCTGGGTCGCCGCCGGACGTTATGCGCAGAAAATCGAACGGCTGAAACTCATGACGTCGCTGTGCGCATCGATGCCAGCCCAGGCGGCTATCGCCGATTACCTGCAACACGGCGGCTACGACCGGCACCTGCGAAAACTGCGTTACGCCCTGGAAGAACAGCAGAGCGCCATGCTCGCCGCTATCGCGCGCTACTTCCCGGCGCAGACTCGCGTCAGCCAACCGGCCGGCGGCTACTTTTTGTGGCTGGAGTTGCCACCGCAGATGGATTCACTGAAGTTGTTTCAGATGGCGTTGGCGCAAGGAATCAGCATTGC of the Pseudomonas frederiksbergensis genome contains:
- the mapR gene encoding GntR family transcriptional regulator MpaR (MapR regulates genes involved in Pseudomonas quinolone signal (PQS) production and anthranilate metabolism), producing the protein MKRYEKFADDIAELIRSGVLGPGQRVPSVRYASQTYGVSPSTVFQAYYLLERRGLIRARPRSGYFVNAHAPSPFSEPVISSQVNESTEVDVSELVFSVLDSIKDPNTVPFGSAFPSPTLFPLQRLSRSLASAAREMDPRMVVTDMSPGNPQLRRQIALRYMVGGLMLPMEELLITNGALEALNLCLQAVTEPGDLVAIEAPAFYACLQILERLKLKAVEIPVHPRDGVDLGVLAQTLARHPIKAVWCMTSFQNPMGATMPEAKKQELVELLRSHQVPLIEDDVYAELYYGQQAPKPAKAFDTEGLVMHCGSFAKSLAPGYRIGWVAAGRYAQKIERLKLMTSLCASMPAQAAIADYLQHGGYDRHLRKLRYALEEQQSAMLAAIARYFPAQTRVSQPAGGYFLWLELPPQMDSLKLFQMALAQGISIAPGPIFSPTQRFRNCIRLNYGSPWDETAEKAMETLGRIVRSF